The following coding sequences are from one Shewanella eurypsychrophilus window:
- a CDS encoding substrate-binding periplasmic protein, translating to MRYLFLIFLVLALYSTTAFGTNIGSYYIPNLVIDQQQGLFIKMHNEVLRRLSLDTNLIIQPTKRTQRDFTHHKLDAYFPELLENLPERDVIISDPFYLKKIVLFTKVGSGIKTLDDLEGKVVGAVTGYSYGENITNNQNIKLDYTKNDNVNIERLMRGYIDAIIGDNKSTVAAIENSKHAEQIYYDLDKPIDVLDVFYVCQDSISGKTLCSAINGALEQMKLENIIELDLATGNSKIFL from the coding sequence ATGCGGTATTTATTCCTCATATTTTTAGTTTTAGCTCTCTATTCAACGACTGCTTTTGGTACCAATATTGGTAGTTACTACATACCAAACCTTGTCATAGACCAGCAACAAGGTCTTTTTATCAAAATGCATAACGAAGTTTTACGACGCTTATCACTCGATACCAACCTCATTATTCAGCCAACCAAGCGTACTCAGCGCGACTTTACACACCATAAGCTGGATGCCTATTTCCCAGAGTTATTAGAAAACCTTCCCGAGCGCGATGTCATCATCTCAGATCCGTTTTATCTTAAGAAAATCGTCCTGTTTACTAAGGTTGGCTCAGGTATAAAAACGCTAGATGACTTAGAGGGTAAGGTCGTCGGGGCTGTGACTGGCTATAGCTACGGCGAGAACATTACAAATAATCAGAATATAAAATTAGACTATACCAAGAATGATAATGTCAATATTGAAAGGTTAATGCGAGGCTATATCGATGCGATTATTGGCGATAACAAATCCACCGTCGCCGCAATAGAAAATAGTAAACACGCTGAGCAGATATATTATGATCTAGATAAGCCCATTGATGTATTAGATGTATTTTACGTTTGCCAAGATTCCATCTCAGGTAAAACACTTTGTAGTGCAATAAATGGTGCCCTAGAGCAGATGAAACTTGAAAACATCATTGAGTTAGATCTCGCTACTGGCAACTCTAAAATATTTTTGTAA
- a CDS encoding Sbal_3080 family lipoprotein: protein MKKILLGMILLTVTACSSNGLTELKQMDPNFDKEIVMTNDSKQTANVRSIVTNWMVDNGYKVSKTTASPTAQLADDQVMFEFNANWWWDIATYMRYVNLDVTDSKGNKVAELDFDSVQYGGMDKFGNAEERLNLIMQVFFQKISVQDAERQLEHGKDRSAKSASTCAYDC from the coding sequence ATGAAAAAAATATTACTCGGGATGATTTTACTCACTGTTACAGCTTGTTCAAGTAACGGTCTAACAGAGTTAAAGCAGATGGATCCTAACTTCGATAAAGAGATCGTGATGACAAACGATTCGAAGCAGACTGCAAATGTAAGAAGTATTGTGACCAATTGGATGGTCGATAACGGTTATAAGGTGTCTAAGACCACCGCGAGCCCTACAGCTCAATTAGCAGATGATCAGGTTATGTTCGAGTTCAATGCTAACTGGTGGTGGGATATTGCAACCTATATGCGCTACGTAAACTTAGACGTGACTGATAGCAAAGGAAACAAGGTGGCAGAACTTGATTTCGATTCAGTACAGTATGGTGGTATGGATAAATTTGGCAACGCTGAAGAAAGGCTTAACCTTATCATGCAAGTGTTCTTCCAAAAGATCTCAGTACAAGATGCCGAGCGTCAACTGGAGCACGGTAAAGATAGAAGTGCTAAATCTGCATCAACTTGTGCTTACGACTGTTAG